The nucleotide window GTAATCGTCGTTGTATTGGGCTTGCTTTCGCGCAGTTTGAGATGAAATTAGTTTTAGCAACAATTCTGGCGCAATATGACTTACAGCTAGCAAATCAAACACCTATCAAGCCAACGCGTCGAGGATTAACTGTTGCGCCTTCGGCAAATTTACGCATGGTTGTTAAGCAAGTGCGATCGCAGAAGTCTCCTGCGTTGGTTTAAAGTGACTACATAGAAAGCTGGGGAGTTATGAGTTTTGAGTTTTGTTAGCGTAGCGGTGCGTAAGCACGTTTTGAGTTTAATAAAGTGTATGAGTTACTCGTAAAGAAAATTCTTTTAATTCAAAACTAGCCACTAACCACTCACTACTAGCCACTAGCCACTCACTCCCACCCGCGTACTCTCCCACACTCCTACTAGCCACTAGCCACATTTAAGTTCTCGACAAAGAATCTGATGTGATTTGAGTTGAAGTGCGATCGCTTGTTTTTGGAAATTCAATTGTAAAAGTTGCGCCTTGTTCAACACCAGGACTTTCTACCTTGACAGAACCACCATGAAGTTGCACGATATGCTGTACAATTGCAAGTCCTAAGCCTAATCCACCTTGTTTGATTGAACTTTCAGCTTGGCGAAAACGTTCAAATACGTGTGGTAGTAAGTCAGAACTGATACCTTGACCTGTATCGGTAACAATAACTTGAATTGTGCGATCGCATAGCTTGAGTGCAACTTGAACCTGCCCGTGATGAGGTGTAAACTTAACTGCGTTGGATAATAAATTCCACATCACTTGTTGTAAGCGAGTAGCATCACCAAACAGTATGGAGGGATAAACGGAATTAACGCCTTCACTGTGACTAGGAGAAGAATCGATTGTTAATTCTAGTTGAATATCTTTAGTTTCGGCTGCTGGGCGCACTGTATCTACTGCTGCTTGCAAAATAACTCCCAAGTCAACGAGTTGCATATTGAGGTGAAGTTTGCCCGAAACAATTCGCGATACATCGAGTAGATCGTCAATCAGTTGTTTTTGTAATCTGACGTTGCGTTCTATCGTTTCGTAAGCGCGGCAAATTTGATCTTCTTTGAGCTTGTGAGCTTGTAATAGCTGAGTATACATGAGAATGGCAGTAAGTGGATTACGCAACTCGTGCGAAACCATTGCTAAAAAGACATCTTTAGATTTATTTGCTGCTTCTGCTGCTGTACGGGCGAGTTGTTCTTGAATCAGTAGTTGGGCGCGTTCTTGTTCTAAGCACTTGCGATCAGTAATATCGCGCCAAGCAATCACAAAGCCATCACCTAATTTAGTTGCGCGTATATCTAATGCTTTACTGAGGTACTTCTCATCGTTGAGTGCATAGAATAAAACTTCTTTAGTCAGGGGTTTGCTTGTTTCTACGATTTGGCAAAAATCATTAAATAGTTCATCTTGAGGAAACAGCGGTAGAGATAAAAGTGAAGCGCCAATTTGTTCTTGCGCACTCATTGAGTTAAACGCACAAGCAGCATCATTCACATACTCAATTGCAAAATCTATAATATTACCCGCAGCATCGCGGATACTCGTAAAAATTCCAAAGCAATCAAGCATTGTTTCTATAGAAGTCCGAAAGCGCTGTTCGCTTTGTTCGAGTAAAGTTTGTAAATGAGTGCGTTCGATCACGCTATGGATTGCTAAACGCAAACTTTCTGCTGTGGTTTCTCCCTTAACAAGATAGTCAGAAGCACCGCTTTTCATTGCTTGGACTGCGATCGCTTCATTACCTTGACCTGTTAACATAATCACTGGCAAGTTGGTTTTACCCATTTGCA belongs to Gloeocapsopsis sp. IPPAS B-1203 and includes:
- a CDS encoding ATP-binding protein — translated: MVQQRTIVIIDDCLEDRDTYRRYLIKDDTYAYQIFGEECGEDGLELCNLVKPDVILLDFLLPDINGLEFLSELQLQMGKTNLPVIMLTGQGNEAIAVQAMKSGASDYLVKGETTAESLRLAIHSVIERTHLQTLLEQSEQRFRTSIETMLDCFGIFTSIRDAAGNIIDFAIEYVNDAACAFNSMSAQEQIGASLLSLPLFPQDELFNDFCQIVETSKPLTKEVLFYALNDEKYLSKALDIRATKLGDGFVIAWRDITDRKCLEQERAQLLIQEQLARTAAEAANKSKDVFLAMVSHELRNPLTAILMYTQLLQAHKLKEDQICRAYETIERNVRLQKQLIDDLLDVSRIVSGKLHLNMQLVDLGVILQAAVDTVRPAAETKDIQLELTIDSSPSHSEGVNSVYPSILFGDATRLQQVMWNLLSNAVKFTPHHGQVQVALKLCDRTIQVIVTDTGQGISSDLLPHVFERFRQAESSIKQGGLGLGLAIVQHIVQLHGGSVKVESPGVEQGATFTIEFPKTSDRTSTQITSDSLSRT